The Geothrix sp. genome window below encodes:
- a CDS encoding tyrosine-type recombinase/integrase, with the protein MIAGLRPEPRKYYVWDLKNSGLGVRIGVTGLVAFVLKVNLPGRRSKWITLKAKTFLEAVKEYHLKLADYGKEVLAPEHRADKLWQDVVDDFETEHLQTVKSTTASTYRSALKHIREAFRDRFPRGIGYQDLWKFHRSMEENPRQANVCIRLSGMIFDRCELWGLRDRGTNPLDDLRRAKWKPYPEDRREVELSDDYLEKLGGALERMEASGKESPYPIAAVRLLFFLGRRKREVLDLEWTQIDLKTRTIRWKDTKTGAASAPLNDAAWEVIKSLDRIEGNPYLLPGEGRKAPKGQPRKPAPIQDITKFWNRLLKEAGITTVTDRNGIERRPYRHDLRHAHGDTAAGLNMSQSAIAALLGHSQTSTTDRYSKPRTDKRLEASNTVAGDLKGKLRGKR; encoded by the coding sequence GTGATCGCAGGATTGAGGCCAGAGCCGCGTAAATACTATGTTTGGGACCTGAAGAACAGCGGCCTTGGGGTGCGGATCGGAGTCACGGGGTTGGTGGCTTTCGTTTTGAAGGTCAACCTTCCCGGCCGCCGCTCGAAATGGATCACGCTCAAGGCGAAGACATTCCTGGAAGCCGTGAAGGAATACCACCTCAAGCTGGCCGACTACGGAAAGGAAGTCCTAGCTCCGGAACATCGCGCGGACAAGCTTTGGCAGGATGTGGTGGATGATTTCGAGACGGAACACCTCCAAACGGTGAAGTCCACAACGGCAAGCACCTATCGGTCCGCGCTGAAACACATTCGAGAGGCCTTCCGGGATAGGTTTCCCCGCGGCATTGGGTATCAGGATCTCTGGAAGTTCCATCGGAGCATGGAGGAGAACCCCCGCCAGGCGAATGTCTGCATACGGCTTTCAGGCATGATCTTCGACCGATGTGAGTTGTGGGGCCTCCGGGACCGGGGCACCAATCCCCTCGATGACCTCCGCCGCGCGAAATGGAAGCCCTACCCGGAGGACCGCCGGGAGGTGGAGCTGAGTGACGACTATTTGGAAAAGCTCGGGGGAGCGCTCGAGAGGATGGAGGCCAGCGGGAAAGAGAGCCCGTATCCCATCGCCGCGGTGCGCCTGCTCTTTTTCCTGGGAAGGAGGAAGAGGGAAGTTCTGGATCTGGAGTGGACTCAAATCGACTTGAAGACGCGGACGATTCGCTGGAAGGACACAAAGACGGGGGCCGCCTCCGCCCCGCTAAATGACGCAGCCTGGGAGGTGATCAAGTCCCTTGACCGGATCGAGGGGAACCCCTACTTGCTGCCAGGTGAAGGCCGGAAGGCACCCAAGGGCCAGCCGAGGAAACCGGCGCCCATTCAGGACATCACCAAGTTCTGGAACCGGCTCTTGAAAGAGGCTGGCATCACGACCGTCACGGATCGCAACGGGATTGAACGCCGCCCGTATCGCCATGATCTCCGCCATGCTCACGGGGACACCGCCGCGGGGCTGAATATGAGCCAATCCGCCATTGCAGCGCTTCTAGGCCACAGTCAAACGAGCACAACGGACCGCTACTCCAAGCCCCGGACTGATAAGCGCCTAGAAGCTTCAAACACGGTTGCCGGGGACCTAAAGGGGAAGCTGCGGGGGAAGCGATGA
- a CDS encoding helix-turn-helix transcriptional regulator — MRGDDTVGQLLHDARMAKGLSREILALELKLPIRHIEAIEADDWAALPPGRSRPLARQLAERLGVDLEFHTDAFQTVPGAQEWAPPDPRQERLERVVMGLLTAASVLVVLWLVVPGPSLGRKPLPSYLSALPRAALPPPPPPSTAAYPVLGELLPEAPLNEQGVLISLRSMDTCEVRLEPLPESGEQAQTHTLRVSEPWRLRVKGPFALVLDNAGVVNVEVAGLRIPHGQNVGEAWTGRFDAEGRWLRPSPPPTEPPEPATPDDDEDGPRP; from the coding sequence ATGAGAGGGGATGACACGGTCGGCCAGCTCCTCCATGACGCGCGCATGGCCAAGGGGTTGTCGCGCGAGATCCTGGCCCTGGAGCTGAAGCTGCCCATCCGCCACATCGAGGCCATCGAGGCCGACGATTGGGCGGCCCTGCCGCCGGGCCGCTCCCGCCCCCTGGCCCGCCAGCTGGCGGAGCGCCTCGGCGTGGACCTGGAATTCCACACCGACGCCTTCCAGACGGTGCCCGGCGCTCAGGAATGGGCTCCGCCGGATCCACGGCAGGAGCGCCTGGAGCGCGTCGTCATGGGCCTTTTGACCGCGGCCTCGGTCCTGGTGGTGCTGTGGCTGGTGGTCCCTGGCCCGAGCCTGGGGCGGAAGCCCTTGCCCAGCTACCTGTCCGCCCTGCCCAGGGCTGCGCTGCCGCCCCCTCCTCCGCCTTCCACCGCGGCCTATCCGGTGCTGGGCGAGCTGCTGCCCGAGGCCCCCCTGAACGAACAGGGCGTGCTGATCAGCCTCCGGTCCATGGACACCTGCGAGGTGCGGCTCGAACCCCTCCCCGAATCCGGCGAGCAGGCTCAGACCCACACCCTTCGCGTGTCCGAACCCTGGCGGCTCCGGGTGAAGGGGCCCTTCGCGCTGGTGCTCGACAACGCCGGGGTGGTGAATGTGGAGGTGGCGGGTCTGCGGATTCCCCACGGCCAGAATGTGGGCGAGGCCTGGACTGGCCGCTTCGACGCCGAGGGCCGCTGGCTCCGGCCGTCGCCGCCGCCGACCGAGCCACCCGAACCCGCGACCCCCGATGATGACGAGGACGGACCCCGGCCATGA
- a CDS encoding AAA family ATPase has translation MIQDPPQPPPVLAPPVRSPEGIRPAARAGLAALQAVVVGKESQVRRAFAALLAGGHVLLEDLPGVGKTTLAKGLSRILGGSFQRVQGTNDLLPSDLLGVHLWDAKEQSFRFQPGPVFCHVLLLDELNRIGPKTQSAMLEAMVEGQVTLDRSTHRLPDPFFVIATQNPLDHAGTFPLPESQLDRFSCALHLGYPDREAERRILKGEAGSERLDTLHPALDLEGWKQARAAVRAVRVSDAVLDYAERMVDRIRTGGGFCSTRAAKHWLGLAQAEAWLEGRDFITPDDLQSTLADTMAHRGSLDERRLSRNDRREQLARLLKELPVGWAG, from the coding sequence ATGATCCAGGATCCGCCCCAGCCTCCCCCCGTCCTCGCCCCCCCGGTGCGTTCACCCGAAGGCATCCGTCCGGCGGCCCGGGCGGGGCTCGCCGCGCTGCAGGCCGTGGTCGTGGGCAAGGAATCCCAGGTCCGACGGGCCTTCGCGGCCCTCCTCGCCGGGGGCCATGTGCTGCTGGAGGACCTGCCGGGCGTGGGCAAGACCACCCTGGCCAAGGGGCTCTCGCGCATCCTCGGCGGCAGCTTTCAGCGGGTGCAGGGAACCAACGACCTGCTGCCCTCGGACCTGCTGGGGGTGCACCTCTGGGACGCCAAGGAGCAGTCCTTCCGTTTCCAGCCGGGGCCCGTGTTCTGCCATGTGCTGCTGCTGGATGAGCTGAACCGCATCGGCCCCAAGACCCAGAGCGCCATGCTCGAGGCCATGGTGGAAGGGCAGGTGACCCTGGATCGCAGCACCCATCGCCTCCCCGACCCCTTCTTCGTCATCGCCACCCAGAACCCGCTGGATCATGCGGGCACCTTCCCCCTGCCCGAGAGCCAGCTCGACCGGTTCTCCTGCGCCCTCCATCTCGGTTATCCGGACCGGGAGGCGGAGCGGCGCATCCTCAAGGGGGAAGCCGGCTCGGAACGCCTGGACACTCTGCACCCCGCCCTGGATCTCGAGGGCTGGAAGCAGGCCCGCGCGGCGGTCCGGGCCGTCCGGGTGTCGGATGCGGTGCTGGATTATGCTGAGCGCATGGTGGACCGCATCCGCACCGGAGGGGGTTTCTGCTCCACTCGCGCGGCCAAGCACTGGCTGGGGCTGGCCCAGGCCGAGGCTTGGTTGGAGGGTCGCGACTTCATCACGCCGGACGACCTGCAGAGCACCCTGGCCGACACCATGGCCCACCGCGGCAGCCTGGACGAGCGGCGCCTGAGCCGCAACGACCGGCGCGAGCAGTTGGCCCGGCTGCTCAAGGAGCTGCCTGTGGGGTGGGCGGGATGA
- a CDS encoding response regulator codes for MDLLLVEDKDSFRRLLTQALEGSAWSVRAVADPQEALRALEAAPAHVLVTDLRLPGMSGLELIRRARQLQPGLRVVLMSAFGEPRDIVAAMRLGADDFLPKPFDLDAFLALLDRLRALVGAPPPDPAEPWIAHGAPMQALESALGRAAATALPVLFRGERGAGKSRCARRLHALRHPVAPFLSLAAGTLGPEGPDPRTLQLLQGGSLYLADLAHLSREALGPLVRALDGPLGTGLCWMAGVDAEVALPPDLAQRLGSLELKVPPLRERREDLLVLARLFLARAARREGRPEPWLERAAERQLLDYAWPGNLRELEVLAGRTVLFSEGPVIRAFPDLGLDGAPLRLPWPAPGTLEVMLKAVARSAEGELLRKALREAGGELPPAAEGLGLTVRSLAQRLREHGIPLEDGDPDSVPRKAP; via the coding sequence ATGGATCTGCTGCTCGTCGAGGACAAGGACAGCTTCCGCCGCCTGCTGACCCAGGCCCTCGAGGGCTCGGCTTGGTCGGTGCGGGCGGTGGCGGATCCGCAGGAGGCCCTGCGAGCCCTGGAGGCGGCGCCGGCCCATGTGCTGGTGACCGACCTGCGCCTGCCGGGCATGAGCGGCCTGGAGCTGATCCGGCGGGCCCGCCAGCTCCAGCCGGGCCTGCGCGTGGTCCTCATGTCCGCCTTCGGAGAGCCCCGCGACATCGTGGCGGCCATGCGGCTCGGTGCCGACGACTTCCTGCCCAAGCCCTTCGACCTGGATGCGTTCCTGGCTCTGCTGGACCGCCTGCGGGCCCTGGTGGGTGCGCCACCTCCGGATCCGGCCGAACCCTGGATCGCCCACGGCGCGCCCATGCAGGCCCTGGAGAGCGCCCTGGGGCGGGCGGCCGCCACGGCCCTGCCCGTGCTCTTCCGCGGGGAGCGCGGCGCTGGCAAGAGCCGTTGCGCCCGCCGGCTCCATGCGCTGCGTCATCCGGTGGCACCCTTCCTGAGCCTGGCCGCCGGGACCCTGGGGCCCGAGGGGCCGGATCCACGCACCCTGCAGCTGCTCCAGGGCGGCAGCCTGTACCTGGCGGACCTGGCCCACCTGTCGCGGGAGGCCCTGGGGCCCCTGGTCCGGGCCCTGGACGGCCCCCTTGGAACGGGGTTGTGCTGGATGGCCGGCGTGGACGCCGAGGTCGCGTTGCCCCCGGACCTGGCCCAGCGCCTTGGATCGCTGGAGCTGAAGGTTCCCCCGTTGCGCGAGCGCCGGGAGGATCTGCTGGTCCTGGCGCGGCTGTTCCTCGCGCGGGCCGCGCGGCGCGAAGGCCGGCCGGAGCCCTGGCTGGAGCGCGCCGCCGAGCGCCAATTGCTGGATTACGCCTGGCCCGGCAACCTCCGTGAGCTGGAGGTGCTGGCGGGGCGGACGGTCCTCTTCTCCGAAGGGCCCGTCATCCGCGCCTTCCCGGATCTCGGGCTGGACGGGGCGCCCTTGCGCCTGCCCTGGCCGGCGCCCGGAACCCTGGAGGTCATGTTGAAGGCCGTGGCCCGATCGGCGGAGGGCGAGCTGCTGCGGAAGGCCCTGCGGGAAGCGGGCGGAGAGCTCCCCCCGGCGGCGGAAGGGCTGGGGCTGACGGTGCGAAGCCTCGCCCAGCGCTTGCGGGAACATGGCATCCCTCTGGAAGATGGAGATCCCGACTCCGTGCCCCGGAAGGCCCCATGA
- a CDS encoding type I 3-dehydroquinate dehydratase, translating to MNALPFHVVTLTHPVWDEALACAKRLPGDALPELRLDLFPEADPEALVDALRRRCLVTCRRVSEGGRWPDEDEEGRLAHLTQAVKGRPAWLDLEWDLPVPVEIQAARTHVRLLRSIHVPPGVFDLETRLQHLPEGEAFKWVGWADRLADNARLRPALAWARDRGLALSAFLMGPKGIPSRALQGAWGGAFTYAAPDDGPAAAPGQLPLATLQAWRCARLHPGHGLCGVIGDPVLHSRGPAFHNPRFQRAFKDLLYLPLACGEAGEAVAALEALGVLGLSITAPLKLDLPQALGLEGPLNTLWRRAPGDPWQGANTDAEAFGQALSSLVPGPVLLLGAGGVARTSRAGLEAAGRPVLQVSRQRPVTTREVAAFGPVGLVQATSLGMAPEDPAPFGDLLEAARPSARWAVEWIYKEDTAFALWAREAGLALVEGSALFEAQAEAQSRRFIEGCGGAL from the coding sequence GTGAATGCCCTTCCCTTCCATGTCGTCACCCTCACCCACCCGGTCTGGGACGAGGCCTTGGCCTGCGCGAAGCGCCTGCCCGGAGACGCCCTGCCGGAGCTGCGCCTGGACCTGTTCCCCGAGGCGGACCCCGAGGCCCTGGTGGACGCCTTGAGGCGCCGCTGTCTGGTGACCTGCCGCCGGGTTTCCGAGGGGGGCCGCTGGCCTGATGAGGACGAGGAAGGCCGCCTGGCCCACCTAACCCAAGCGGTGAAGGGACGCCCGGCCTGGCTGGACCTGGAGTGGGACCTGCCCGTACCGGTGGAGATCCAGGCCGCCCGGACCCATGTGCGGCTGCTGCGCTCGATCCATGTGCCGCCCGGTGTCTTCGACCTCGAGACCCGGCTCCAGCACCTGCCGGAAGGCGAGGCCTTCAAGTGGGTGGGCTGGGCGGACCGTCTGGCAGACAACGCCCGCCTGCGGCCCGCCCTGGCCTGGGCCCGGGACCGCGGCTTGGCCCTGTCCGCCTTCCTCATGGGGCCCAAGGGCATCCCGAGCCGCGCCCTGCAGGGGGCCTGGGGCGGGGCCTTCACCTATGCCGCGCCGGATGATGGCCCCGCCGCCGCCCCGGGCCAGCTCCCCCTGGCCACGCTCCAGGCCTGGCGCTGCGCCCGCCTGCACCCCGGACACGGTCTCTGCGGCGTCATCGGCGATCCGGTGCTCCACTCCCGGGGCCCGGCCTTCCACAACCCGCGGTTCCAGCGGGCCTTCAAGGATCTCCTCTATCTGCCCCTGGCCTGCGGAGAGGCCGGGGAGGCGGTGGCAGCCCTGGAGGCCCTCGGCGTCCTGGGTCTGAGCATCACGGCACCCCTCAAGCTCGACCTGCCGCAGGCCCTCGGCCTGGAAGGGCCCCTCAACACCCTCTGGCGGCGGGCGCCCGGCGATCCCTGGCAGGGCGCCAACACAGACGCGGAGGCCTTCGGACAGGCGCTGTCCAGCCTCGTGCCGGGGCCCGTGTTGCTCCTCGGCGCTGGCGGAGTGGCTCGCACCAGCCGCGCGGGCCTGGAAGCCGCCGGTCGGCCCGTGCTCCAGGTCTCGCGTCAGCGGCCCGTGACGACCCGCGAAGTGGCGGCCTTCGGCCCCGTGGGCCTTGTACAGGCCACGAGTCTGGGGATGGCGCCAGAGGATCCGGCGCCCTTCGGCGATCTGCTGGAAGCCGCCCGGCCATCCGCCCGCTGGGCCGTGGAGTGGATCTACAAGGAGGACACCGCCTTCGCCCTCTGGGCCCGGGAGGCGGGTCTGGCGCTGGTGGAGGGGAGCGCTCTCTTCGAGGCCCAGGCGGAGGCGCAGAGCCGGCGGTTCATCGAAGGCTGCGGGGGGGCGCTCTAA
- a CDS encoding anaerobic C4-dicarboxylate transporter yields the protein MSPAFMFWIQFVLVLTAILLGIRKGGVALGLIGGLGVAVLVLGFRVAPGTPPIDVMLIILAVVTASATLQVAGGLDYLVQLTERLLRAHPKYVTILAPLSTFFLTVCVGTGHAVYALLPVISDVALKTRIRPERPMAISSVASQMGITASPVAAAVTTFLAMAAKNGHPVGLFDIIRITLPAGIIGVLAAAAWSFNRGKELDEDPEFLERMKDPEFAKALDANVTTLGMEIPFTAKLSVGLFFAGVLTIILIAMKPSLLPLVNGKVVPMTTVVQIIMLAFGSFILFATKVKAPDIARSSVFIAGMIAVVSIFGIAWMSETFIKANESYLVANIKTMVQVAPWTFALAMFAVSAFVKSQAATLTIMLPFGYALGLPTPLLLSLIPASYAYFFFAFYPSDLAAINMDRTGTTRIGKYLLNHSFMIPGLIGVSVSTCVAYGLSKILG from the coding sequence ATGTCCCCAGCCTTCATGTTCTGGATCCAGTTCGTACTCGTGCTCACGGCCATCCTCCTGGGCATCCGGAAGGGCGGCGTGGCGTTGGGCCTCATCGGCGGCCTGGGCGTGGCCGTGCTGGTGCTCGGCTTCCGCGTAGCCCCGGGCACGCCCCCCATCGATGTGATGCTCATCATCCTCGCGGTGGTGACCGCCTCGGCCACCTTGCAGGTCGCGGGCGGCCTCGACTACCTGGTGCAGCTGACGGAGCGCCTGCTCCGAGCCCACCCCAAATATGTGACCATCCTGGCGCCCCTCTCCACCTTCTTCCTCACGGTCTGCGTCGGCACAGGGCATGCGGTCTACGCGCTGTTGCCGGTCATCTCCGATGTGGCGCTGAAGACCCGGATCCGCCCCGAACGGCCCATGGCCATCTCGAGCGTGGCCTCCCAGATGGGGATCACCGCCAGCCCCGTGGCCGCCGCCGTCACCACCTTCCTGGCCATGGCCGCTAAAAACGGCCATCCCGTGGGCCTCTTCGACATCATCCGCATCACCCTGCCCGCCGGCATCATCGGCGTGCTGGCCGCCGCCGCCTGGAGCTTCAACCGCGGCAAGGAGCTGGACGAGGATCCCGAGTTCCTGGAGCGCATGAAGGACCCCGAGTTCGCCAAGGCCCTGGACGCCAATGTGACCACCCTGGGCATGGAGATCCCCTTCACCGCGAAACTCTCCGTGGGCCTCTTCTTCGCCGGCGTGCTGACCATCATCCTCATCGCCATGAAGCCGAGCCTCCTGCCCCTGGTGAACGGCAAGGTCGTGCCCATGACCACCGTGGTGCAGATCATCATGCTGGCCTTCGGCTCCTTCATCCTCTTCGCCACCAAGGTGAAGGCACCCGACATTGCCCGCTCCAGCGTCTTCATCGCGGGCATGATCGCCGTCGTTTCCATCTTCGGCATCGCGTGGATGAGCGAGACCTTCATCAAGGCCAATGAGAGCTACCTGGTGGCCAACATCAAGACCATGGTGCAGGTGGCCCCCTGGACCTTCGCCCTCGCCATGTTCGCCGTGTCCGCCTTCGTGAAGAGTCAGGCCGCCACGCTCACCATCATGCTGCCCTTCGGCTACGCCCTGGGCCTGCCCACCCCCTTGCTGCTCAGCCTCATTCCCGCCAGCTACGCCTACTTCTTCTTCGCCTTCTACCCCAGCGACCTCGCCGCCATCAACATGGACCGCACCGGCACCACGCGGATCGGCAAGTACCTGCTCAACCACAGCTTCATGATCCCCGGCCTCATCGGGGTCAGCGTCTCGACCTGCGTCGCCTACGGGCTGTCGAAGATCCTGGGCTGA
- a CDS encoding DASS family sodium-coupled anion symporter produces MSHEPVSGTAPAGGSSGWQGARLVPTLATALLGLLLYFGLPRLMSVPDAKLFAGQPAAAKPAPGASVKPPTKPVSAVAAPTPASAQMPTPAKPLTKAQLEAKVKVEAEAKARAEAEAKAKVEADAKVKAETEAKAKGDAETKRKADWVKGLHLFAIFVTTIIGIIVKALPMGAVAMIGIAVTALTGTLGIADSMSGFSDVVIWLIVLAFFISRGFIKTGLGARIAYTFMALLGKRTLGLSYGLAATDLVLAPAIPSNTARGGGIVMPIMASLARAYGSNPGDASARKMGSFLTLTAYQVNCITSAMFLTAMAANPLAQKLAGDLKVNITWGGWALAALVPGVVALLLVPFLIYRLHRPEITETPEAVEMAKGHLRDLGPIKRQEWMMLGVFVMLLVLWIFAKQLGDLNPTTSALAGLAVLLLSGVLNWEDIKAETGAWDTLVWFAALVMMASFLNKLGMVPWFSKTMGGMVAGKGWIAAFLVLALVYFYSHYFFASNTAHVASMYAAFLGVSIVAGAPPVLAALVLAFFSNLFAGMTHYGTGPAPVLFGTGYVELGTWWRTGLIVSLVNILIWVGLGGLWWKVLGLW; encoded by the coding sequence ATGAGCCATGAACCCGTTTCCGGAACGGCCCCAGCCGGAGGTTCGTCCGGCTGGCAGGGCGCCAGGCTGGTGCCAACCCTCGCGACCGCCCTCCTGGGTCTGCTCCTGTATTTTGGATTGCCTCGCCTGATGTCCGTGCCGGATGCCAAACTCTTCGCGGGCCAGCCCGCGGCGGCTAAGCCCGCTCCGGGAGCGTCCGTCAAGCCCCCGACCAAGCCTGTTTCGGCGGTGGCTGCGCCGACTCCGGCATCGGCCCAGATGCCGACCCCGGCCAAGCCACTGACCAAGGCTCAGCTGGAGGCCAAGGTGAAGGTGGAGGCCGAAGCCAAGGCCAGGGCCGAGGCCGAGGCCAAAGCGAAGGTGGAGGCCGATGCGAAGGTGAAGGCTGAAACCGAGGCCAAGGCCAAAGGGGATGCCGAGACCAAGCGGAAGGCCGACTGGGTGAAGGGGCTGCACCTCTTCGCCATCTTCGTCACCACCATCATCGGCATCATCGTCAAGGCGCTGCCCATGGGGGCGGTGGCCATGATCGGCATCGCCGTGACGGCCCTGACGGGCACCCTCGGCATCGCGGATTCCATGAGTGGCTTCTCGGATGTGGTCATCTGGCTGATCGTGCTGGCCTTCTTCATCTCCCGCGGTTTCATCAAGACAGGCCTCGGCGCCCGCATCGCCTATACCTTCATGGCCCTGCTCGGCAAGCGGACCCTGGGACTCAGCTACGGCCTGGCCGCTACGGACCTGGTGCTGGCGCCGGCCATTCCCAGCAACACCGCCCGGGGCGGCGGCATCGTCATGCCCATCATGGCGTCCCTGGCCCGGGCCTACGGCAGCAATCCGGGTGACGCCAGCGCCCGGAAGATGGGTTCGTTCCTCACGCTGACGGCCTACCAGGTGAACTGCATCACGAGCGCCATGTTCCTCACCGCCATGGCCGCCAACCCGCTGGCGCAGAAGCTCGCGGGCGACCTCAAGGTGAACATCACCTGGGGCGGGTGGGCCCTCGCGGCCCTGGTGCCCGGCGTGGTGGCCCTGCTCCTGGTGCCCTTCCTGATCTACCGGCTCCACCGCCCCGAGATCACGGAGACGCCGGAGGCCGTGGAGATGGCCAAGGGCCACCTGCGCGACCTCGGGCCCATCAAGCGCCAGGAATGGATGATGCTGGGCGTCTTCGTGATGCTGCTGGTGCTCTGGATCTTCGCGAAGCAGCTGGGCGATCTCAATCCCACCACATCTGCCCTGGCGGGTCTCGCGGTGCTGCTCCTGAGCGGAGTTCTGAACTGGGAGGACATCAAGGCCGAGACCGGCGCCTGGGACACCCTGGTGTGGTTCGCGGCCCTCGTGATGATGGCCAGCTTCCTCAACAAGCTGGGCATGGTGCCCTGGTTCAGCAAGACCATGGGCGGCATGGTGGCGGGCAAGGGCTGGATCGCCGCCTTCCTGGTGCTGGCGCTGGTCTACTTCTACAGCCACTACTTCTTCGCCAGCAACACCGCCCATGTGGCCTCCATGTACGCGGCCTTCCTCGGCGTCTCCATCGTGGCCGGGGCGCCCCCGGTGCTTGCGGCCCTGGTGCTGGCCTTCTTCAGCAACCTCTTCGCGGGCATGACCCACTACGGGACGGGGCCGGCGCCGGTGCTGTTCGGAACGGGCTATGTGGAGCTGGGCACCTGGTGGCGGACGGGGCTCATCGTGAGCCTCGTGAACATCCTCATCTGGGTGGGGCTCGGCGGTCTCTGGTGGAAGGTGCTGGGGCTCTGGTAG
- a CDS encoding tartrate dehydrogenase, translating into MRDFRIAVIPGDGIGKEVVPEGIRVLEAAAAKHGLRFRWDEFPWSCEHFLQHGRMMPEDGLDQIRRHDAIFLGAVGFPGVPDHISLWGLLIPIRRGFRQYANLRPVKLMPGVPCPLAGRQVGDIDFMVVRENNEGEYSSIGGRLYEGTDQEMAVQQSVFTRQGVDRILKVAFDIAQSRPKKHLTSATKSNGIAITMPYWDERVKAMSAAYPEVKVDQFHIDILCAQFVRNPHWFDVVVGSNLFGDILSDLGPGCTGTIAIAPSANLNPEREFPSMFEPVHGSAPDIYGQGIANPIGQIWAGAMMLDHLGCPEAGASVMAAIETVLASGLRTPDMGGQARTTDMGKAIADAV; encoded by the coding sequence ATGCGTGATTTCAGGATCGCGGTCATCCCCGGCGACGGCATCGGCAAAGAGGTGGTACCCGAAGGCATTCGCGTGCTGGAGGCCGCCGCCGCGAAGCACGGCCTTCGCTTCCGATGGGATGAATTCCCTTGGAGCTGTGAGCACTTCCTCCAGCACGGCCGCATGATGCCTGAAGACGGCCTCGACCAGATCCGCCGCCACGATGCCATCTTCCTCGGCGCCGTGGGCTTTCCCGGCGTGCCCGACCACATCTCCCTGTGGGGCCTGCTCATCCCCATCCGTCGGGGCTTCCGCCAGTACGCCAACCTGCGTCCCGTGAAGCTCATGCCCGGCGTGCCCTGCCCGCTCGCGGGCCGCCAGGTGGGCGACATCGACTTCATGGTGGTGCGGGAGAACAACGAAGGCGAGTACTCCAGCATCGGCGGCCGGCTCTACGAAGGCACCGATCAGGAGATGGCCGTGCAGCAGAGCGTCTTCACGCGGCAGGGCGTGGATCGCATCCTGAAGGTGGCCTTCGACATCGCCCAGTCGCGACCGAAGAAACACCTCACTTCAGCCACCAAGTCCAACGGGATCGCCATCACCATGCCCTACTGGGATGAGCGGGTGAAGGCCATGTCCGCGGCCTACCCGGAAGTGAAGGTCGATCAGTTCCACATCGACATCCTCTGCGCCCAGTTCGTGCGCAACCCGCACTGGTTCGATGTGGTGGTGGGCTCCAACCTCTTCGGCGACATCCTCTCGGACCTTGGCCCCGGCTGCACGGGCACCATCGCCATCGCGCCCAGCGCGAACCTGAATCCCGAGCGCGAGTTCCCCTCCATGTTCGAACCCGTCCACGGCTCGGCGCCCGACATCTACGGTCAGGGCATCGCCAACCCCATCGGTCAGATCTGGGCCGGGGCGATGATGCTCGACCACCTGGGCTGCCCCGAGGCCGGCGCCTCAGTCATGGCCGCCATCGAGACGGTCCTCGCCAGCGGCCTTCGTACGCCGGACATGGGCGGCCAGGCCCGCACCACGGACATGGGCAAGGCCATCGCCGACGCGGTGTGA
- the mazG gene encoding nucleoside triphosphate pyrophosphohydrolase, with protein sequence MTPSTLRAVMAALRKPETGCPWDLKQDHQTLARYLREEAAEVLDALAAHRPGDAATEAHLCEELGDLWLQIAFHAQLAADRGAWDLHEVERAVVEKLVRRHPHVFAEVEVAGAEEVLSNWAAIKREEKGLAPESEPRLLEGIPASMSPMDEALEIGRRCAKVGFEWPDLEGVLDKVKEEVAELQAESDPVRVEEEFGDVLFSLMQWARKKGVDPDAALRRQMIRFKGRFESVEDDAQAAGGWDHRDLDQMETAWQAAKRKAKP encoded by the coding sequence ATGACGCCTTCGACCCTCCGCGCTGTCATGGCCGCGCTCCGCAAGCCGGAGACCGGTTGTCCCTGGGACCTGAAGCAGGACCACCAGACCCTGGCCCGCTACCTCCGTGAGGAGGCGGCGGAGGTGCTCGACGCGCTGGCGGCGCACCGGCCCGGGGATGCCGCCACGGAGGCCCACCTCTGTGAGGAGCTCGGTGACCTCTGGCTGCAGATCGCCTTCCACGCTCAGCTGGCGGCGGATCGCGGCGCCTGGGATCTCCATGAGGTGGAGCGGGCGGTGGTGGAGAAGCTGGTGCGCCGGCACCCCCATGTGTTCGCCGAGGTGGAGGTGGCGGGCGCCGAAGAGGTGCTCAGCAACTGGGCCGCCATCAAGCGCGAGGAGAAGGGGCTGGCGCCCGAATCGGAGCCCCGACTGCTGGAGGGCATCCCGGCTTCCATGTCCCCCATGGACGAGGCCCTGGAAATCGGCCGGCGCTGCGCCAAGGTGGGCTTTGAATGGCCCGATCTCGAAGGCGTCCTCGACAAGGTGAAGGAGGAGGTGGCCGAGCTGCAGGCCGAATCAGACCCCGTGCGCGTGGAGGAGGAGTTCGGCGATGTGCTCTTCAGCCTCATGCAGTGGGCCCGGAAGAAGGGGGTGGATCCCGACGCCGCCTTGCGTCGCCAGATGATCCGCTTCAAGGGGCGCTTCGAGTCCGTGGAGGATGACGCCCAGGCCGCCGGCGGCTGGGACCATCGCGATCTCGATCAGATGGAAACAGCCTGGCAGGCGGCGAAGCGGAAGGCGAAGCCATGA